The DNA window CCCGCACCGCATGCAGCGCGAACGAACGGCCGATTCCCGCCGACGCGCCGACGACCACCACGCGTCGTCCGTCGAGCACTCCCACGGTGGACCCCCTTCGGTCGAATCCTGCGCTCGGCAACGTACCGCACGCACTTGACGTCCCGCTTCGGAGGCCCCAGGCTTGCAGGGCTCGAGCAGCGCGCACCCCACGGAGGACACCCATGACGGCAACCAGCACCGCTCGCGCAAGCATCATCGAAGCCGCGACGTCGTATCTCGACGCGCTCGTGAGCCACGACTCGGCGAGCGTGCGCCTGGCGGACGACGTGCGGCGCATCGGGAACGGCAAGGACATCGTGGCGGGTGCCGACGCGCTGCGCGCGGTGATCGAGCGCGAGCCCGTCGGCGCGATCACTCCGCCGCGGTGGGTCGTCGACGGCCAACACGCCGCGGCCGTGTACGACCTCGAAGCCGACCTCAGCCGGTCCACTCAGAGCGAGACGTTCGGCCCGCGCGATTCATGGATGCCCGGTTACATCGCCGAGCGATTCACCGTCGTCGATGGCCTGATCGCCGACATCGAGGTGGTCTACGCCGGCACCGAAGCGGGGCGTCCGCGTCCTCCGCGACCGGAGCGCTACCCACGCGCCACCGGCGCCGGCGCTCCCTCACGTCAACAGGTGATCGATGTGGCCTCGGCGTATCTCGCCGCGCTCGTCAGTCACGACGGGAGTCAGGTGCCGTTCGCGCCGCTCGCATGGCGGGTTGAGAACCAGCACAACAGCGGCAACTCCGGACCGGACATCGCGGCCGCGTTGGGAATCGAGATCATGCACGTGATCACCGGTGTACGCGACCAGAATTGGTATGTCGAGGACGACACCGCGGTGGTCTTCTACACGATCGACGTCGACCTCGGCCGGCTCCCGAATGCGGCCGCCGACGCGGCGAAGAGCGCGAAACGACTGGGAGAGCGGTTCAGAGTGTGCGACGGCATGATCGCCGAGATCGAGGCCGTGATTCCCGCAACCGATCTCTGATGCTCGGCGGGATGCCATACTCGACCCCGGAGGCGAACGGCTGCGGCGCAGGTATCCTGCGCCGCAGTGAGCCATGGCCCGAGCGGCCCGGCGCGAAGCGCTGGGAGCGGAAATTTGGAAGAACCGCGCCAGGCATGGCGTGACGAGTACGAACGCACGCCGCTCCGTGCCGTCCCCTTCGAGACGATGTCCGGCATCCCGGTCGAACCGGTGTACGGCGACGCGCCGTTCCCCGGGCAGTTCCCGTATACGCGCGGACCGTACGCGTCGATGTACCGCTCGAAGCCGTGGACCATGCGGATGTTCGCCGGGTTCGGCACCGCAGCCGACACGAACGAGCGGTTCCGCGCCCTGCTCGACGCAGGCGCAACCGGGCTGTCGACCGCATTCGACCTGCCCACGCTGATGGGCCGCGACTCCGACGACGCGTGGTCGGTCGGAGAGGTCGGGAAAGCGGGCGTCGCGGTCTGCACGCTGCCCGACATGGAAGACCTGTTCGCCGGCATCGATCTCGGTTCCGTGACCACTTCGATGACGATCAACGGTCCGGCCGCGGTGCTGATGGCCATGTACATCGCGGTTGGCGACCGAACCGGCGTGCCTCGGGCGAAGCTCGCGGGCACCATCCAGAACGACATCTTGAAGGAGTACCAGGCGCAGAAGGAATACCTGTACCCGCCGCGTCCGTCGATGCGCCTCGTCACCGACGTGATGCGCTTCACCACCGCCGAGATGCCGCGGTGGCATCCAGTCTCGATCAGCGGGTACCACATCCGCGAGGCCGGGTCGACGGCAGCGCAGGAGCTGGCCTTCACGCTCGCGAACGGGTTCGCCTACGTGGAGGCGGCGCGCGCGGCCGGGCTGGAGGTCGACGAGTTCGCGCCCCGTCTGTCCTTCTTCTTCAACAGCCACATCGACTTCTTCGAGGAGATCGGGAAGTTCCGCGCCGCGCGGCGAATCTGGGCGCGCTGGATGCGCGACGAGTACGACGCGGTCGACGAGCGCTCGCTCCGGCTGCGCTTCCACGCGCAGACGTCGGGAGCGTCCCTCACCGCCCAACAGCCCGAGAACAACATCGCCCGCGTCGCGCTCCAAGGGCTCGCCGCAGTGCTGGGCGGCGCGCAGTCGCTGCACACCGACAGCTTCGACGAGGCGCTCGCGCTGCCGTCCGACAAAGCCGCGCGCATCGCGCTGCGCACCCAGCAGATCATCGCCGAGGAAACGGGCGTCGCCCACGTCGCAGATCCACTCGGCGGTTCCGCGTACGTGGAGTGGATGACCGACGAGCTGGAGCGTCAGGCCGAGGAGGTCTTCGCGCGGGTACGAGACGCCGGCAACGGGTCGATGCTCGAAGGCGTGTATGCGGGCATCGACGATGGTTACTTCGTCGGCGAGATCGCGGACGCCGCGTACCGCTTCGAGTCCGGCGTCTCGTCGGGTACACGCGTCGTCATCGGGGTCAACGCGGCAACCGACGGCAACGACGGCGCGCCGAACACGCTGTACATCGGGCCCGAGGTGGAGGATCTGCAACTGAACCGCCTCGTGACGGTCAAGGAACGGCGTACCGCCGACGAAGTCGCCGCCGCGCTCGGCAGGATCACCATTGAGGCAGCGGATTCCACCGTGAACCTCATACCCGCGTTCATCGACGCGGTGAAGGCCGACTGCACGCTCGGCGAGATCTCGGGAGCTCTCGAAGGCGTCTTCGGCAGCTACCGCGAACCCGCGACGGTCTGAGTCACCGAGCGAGCCCACCAACGAACTGGCGTCGCTGGAGTCGGTATAACCGCCTCGAACGACGCCGGTTGGGTGGGGAACTAGGTGCGGGACTGCGCGATGACGGCGCGGGTGGCGTCGGCGAGGCGGAGCGCGAGGTCGAGGGGGTCGGTGGCGGCAATGAGATCTGCGTTGATGGCTTCGACGGTGATCGGGCCGTCGTAACCGATGCCGTCGAGCGCCCGAAGCAATCCGGTGAGGTCGGCAGCACCAACGCCCGGCACGAGCCGACCCTCGTAGGTGGCACGACCGAAGTCGTCGGGGCGGACGGCAGGCGCGTCGTCGAGTTGCACCGAGAACACCGCGGCGCCGGGTACCTCTGCGAGTTCCTCGAGGGTCGATGGCCCCCAGTGGATC is part of the Acidimicrobiia bacterium genome and encodes:
- a CDS encoding nuclear transport factor 2 family protein translates to MTATSTARASIIEAATSYLDALVSHDSASVRLADDVRRIGNGKDIVAGADALRAVIEREPVGAITPPRWVVDGQHAAAVYDLEADLSRSTQSETFGPRDSWMPGYIAERFTVVDGLIADIEVVYAGTEAGRPRPPRPERYPRATGAGAPSRQQVIDVASAYLAALVSHDGSQVPFAPLAWRVENQHNSGNSGPDIAAALGIEIMHVITGVRDQNWYVEDDTAVVFYTIDVDLGRLPNAAADAAKSAKRLGERFRVCDGMIAEIEAVIPATDL
- a CDS encoding methylmalonyl-CoA mutase family protein, producing the protein MEEPRQAWRDEYERTPLRAVPFETMSGIPVEPVYGDAPFPGQFPYTRGPYASMYRSKPWTMRMFAGFGTAADTNERFRALLDAGATGLSTAFDLPTLMGRDSDDAWSVGEVGKAGVAVCTLPDMEDLFAGIDLGSVTTSMTINGPAAVLMAMYIAVGDRTGVPRAKLAGTIQNDILKEYQAQKEYLYPPRPSMRLVTDVMRFTTAEMPRWHPVSISGYHIREAGSTAAQELAFTLANGFAYVEAARAAGLEVDEFAPRLSFFFNSHIDFFEEIGKFRAARRIWARWMRDEYDAVDERSLRLRFHAQTSGASLTAQQPENNIARVALQGLAAVLGGAQSLHTDSFDEALALPSDKAARIALRTQQIIAEETGVAHVADPLGGSAYVEWMTDELERQAEEVFARVRDAGNGSMLEGVYAGIDDGYFVGEIADAAYRFESGVSSGTRVVIGVNAATDGNDGAPNTLYIGPEVEDLQLNRLVTVKERRTADEVAAALGRITIEAADSTVNLIPAFIDAVKADCTLGEISGALEGVFGSYREPATV